A single genomic interval of uncultured Sphaerochaeta sp. harbors:
- a CDS encoding SDR family NAD(P)-dependent oxidoreductase: MNPYLKEYEWSHIAAMLKNNKATPKSEEKGFTGNLVVITGATSGIGYETARLFASHGASLLLINRNKAKSEQLKQEIEHEFKVPCTYFIADFSHLDQIHAAATMLAGLAQDIAVLIHNAGVYNTKKQFTADGLEEVFQVNYLASFIITYLLMEKLKRHERARILYVNSEGHRFALSGLHLDDLDWKRHHYSGLKSYGSAKTAQLLSLFPFTEYFKDSGVTINAMHPGDVRTNMGENNGKLYKWFKHHLINPSARTPQLSAQALYYLGVSADVEGITGKFFNFTTEEIPAPHALDREMAAKLWQKSLTFLPNNEH, encoded by the coding sequence ATGAATCCCTATCTGAAAGAGTACGAATGGTCACATATTGCAGCCATGCTCAAGAACAACAAGGCAACTCCCAAAAGCGAAGAGAAAGGCTTCACCGGAAATTTGGTTGTCATCACAGGAGCTACCTCAGGCATCGGGTACGAGACAGCCAGGCTTTTCGCTTCCCACGGGGCCTCTCTTCTGTTAATCAACCGAAACAAGGCGAAGTCAGAACAGCTGAAACAAGAAATAGAGCATGAGTTCAAGGTACCCTGTACTTACTTTATTGCAGACTTCTCGCATCTTGATCAGATACATGCTGCCGCTACCATGCTGGCAGGACTAGCACAAGATATCGCAGTGCTTATTCATAACGCCGGGGTATACAATACCAAAAAGCAGTTTACTGCCGATGGCTTGGAGGAGGTCTTCCAGGTCAACTATCTTGCTTCCTTCATCATTACCTACCTGTTGATGGAAAAACTCAAACGACATGAACGTGCAAGAATTTTGTATGTCAATTCTGAGGGGCACAGGTTCGCACTCTCAGGATTGCATCTCGATGATCTAGACTGGAAGAGGCACCACTATAGTGGACTGAAGAGTTATGGCTCAGCAAAAACTGCACAGCTGCTCTCTCTTTTCCCCTTTACCGAATACTTCAAGGATAGTGGAGTTACGATCAATGCGATGCACCCTGGTGATGTAAGGACCAATATGGGTGAAAATAACGGGAAGCTCTATAAATGGTTCAAGCATCACCTGATCAATCCTTCAGCCAGAACCCCCCAGCTGTCAGCCCAGGCGTTGTACTACCTGGGAGTCTCTGCTGATGTGGAGGGAATTACAGGAAAGTTCTTCAACTTCACAACTGAAGAAATTCCCGCACCTCATGCACTCGACCGAGAGATGGCTGCAAAGCTCTGGCAGAAAAGCCTCACATTCTTACCAAACAATGAGCATTAG
- a CDS encoding sugar ABC transporter ATP-binding protein produces the protein MSNVILSMKAIDKRFAGVHALKGVDFDLYEGEIHAIVGENGAGKSTLMKALTGIFPKDSGEIHYMGKLFNPQGPKEALDAGIAIVHQELNMMEHLTVAQNLYIGREATKHHGLFLDEKAQNKRARDLFAHLNMSIDPEEKVRDLTVGKQQMVEIAKAVSHNLKILIFDEPTAALTDREIKDLFTIMKDLAKKGVGMIYISHRLDEIGIITDRVTVLRDGEYVGTKLTKELSKDEMINMMVGRVIYEQPKAKSNVPDNAPIILKVENLNAGKLVQNISFELHKGEILGFSGLMGAGRTETMRALFGADKASGSIYINGKKTLIESPEDAVLNGIGYLSEDRKRFGLAIKLSVESNAIMASYEDLCPNLFLPRSKLHQIAAENVEKLNVKTPSLDQLVQNLSGGNQQKVVIAKWLIKNCSILIFDEPTRGIDVGAKSEIYHLMNELVKEGKSIIMISSELNEILRMSDRIAVMCEGKLTGFLPIEEATQEKIMELATQHG, from the coding sequence GTGAGTAACGTAATCCTGTCCATGAAAGCGATTGATAAGCGATTCGCCGGTGTACATGCACTCAAGGGTGTAGATTTCGATCTGTATGAAGGTGAAATTCATGCAATCGTCGGTGAAAACGGGGCTGGCAAATCAACATTGATGAAAGCCCTCACTGGCATATTTCCAAAAGACTCAGGTGAAATCCATTACATGGGTAAGCTGTTTAATCCACAGGGCCCTAAGGAAGCATTGGATGCAGGTATTGCAATCGTGCACCAAGAGCTGAATATGATGGAGCATCTCACTGTAGCACAAAATCTCTATATTGGGCGTGAGGCTACCAAACACCATGGCTTGTTTTTGGATGAGAAAGCACAAAACAAGAGAGCCAGGGATTTGTTTGCTCATCTGAATATGTCCATAGACCCAGAAGAAAAGGTACGGGACCTTACCGTTGGCAAGCAACAGATGGTTGAGATTGCAAAGGCTGTTTCCCATAATCTCAAGATTCTTATCTTTGACGAACCTACTGCTGCCTTGACCGACAGAGAGATCAAGGACCTGTTTACCATCATGAAAGATTTGGCAAAAAAAGGCGTTGGTATGATCTACATCAGCCACCGTCTTGATGAAATCGGCATTATAACCGACCGAGTTACCGTCCTCAGGGATGGAGAATATGTGGGTACCAAGCTAACCAAGGAGTTAAGCAAGGATGAGATGATCAACATGATGGTTGGACGGGTTATCTATGAACAGCCTAAAGCAAAAAGCAATGTTCCCGATAATGCACCAATTATCTTGAAGGTTGAGAATCTTAATGCGGGCAAACTTGTACAGAACATCTCATTCGAGTTGCATAAGGGAGAGATCCTCGGATTTTCTGGACTCATGGGTGCGGGCAGGACTGAGACGATGCGTGCTCTCTTCGGTGCAGATAAAGCCTCTGGTTCAATCTATATTAATGGAAAGAAGACACTCATTGAAAGTCCGGAAGATGCCGTGCTCAATGGCATTGGATACCTATCAGAAGACCGAAAACGGTTTGGCCTGGCGATCAAGCTCTCTGTCGAATCCAATGCCATCATGGCTTCGTACGAAGACCTCTGCCCCAACCTCTTCCTTCCTCGTTCCAAATTACATCAGATTGCTGCAGAGAATGTAGAGAAACTCAATGTAAAGACACCCTCACTGGACCAGCTCGTACAAAATCTTTCTGGGGGCAACCAGCAGAAAGTGGTTATCGCAAAGTGGCTGATCAAGAACTGTTCCATCCTCATTTTCGATGAACCAACAAGGGGGATTGATGTAGGAGCAAAGAGTGAGATTTATCACCTGATGAATGAACTCGTCAAGGAAGGAAAGTCCATCATTATGATCAGCAGTGAACTGAATGAGATTCTGAGAATGAGTGACCGAATTGCAGTAATGTGTGAAGGAAAACTCACTGGGTTCCTTCCAATAGAAGAGGCAACCCAAGAAAAGATCATGGAATTGGCTACACAACATGGATAG
- a CDS encoding ABC transporter substrate-binding protein, translated as MKLFAKNVLFLSLALLLLSIPIFAAGTTERGDKPEITVGSKIDTEGALLGNMIVLMLENDGFRVIDKTQTGSTPIVRSAIIAGEIDIYPEYTGNAYYFFSGESEAELWKDFQAGYKKAAELDLKANNIVWLTPAPANNTWAISVRGDLAEKESLKTLDDLAVYVNNGGHFKLAASEEFVSSEAALPSFEKGYGFSLDESQLLVFAGGNTTLTEQAAASGQEGVNAAMAYGTDGQLAALGLKVLTDTKNIQPVYAPSPIIRSEVLEQNPEIATILEPVFQSLDLETLQLLNSRIAVEGQPARMVAENYLKEKAFL; from the coding sequence ATGAAACTATTTGCAAAGAATGTACTCTTTCTCTCATTGGCACTTTTACTGCTGTCCATACCTATTTTTGCTGCAGGTACAACGGAGCGTGGGGATAAGCCAGAGATAACTGTGGGTTCCAAGATAGATACAGAAGGCGCCTTGCTGGGAAACATGATTGTACTTATGCTGGAGAATGATGGGTTTCGTGTTATCGACAAGACGCAAACTGGGTCCACACCCATTGTCCGCTCTGCCATCATCGCTGGTGAAATCGATATCTACCCAGAGTATACTGGCAATGCCTACTACTTCTTCTCTGGAGAGAGCGAAGCAGAGCTCTGGAAGGATTTCCAAGCTGGCTATAAAAAGGCTGCTGAGCTCGACCTAAAAGCCAACAACATAGTCTGGCTCACTCCTGCCCCTGCCAACAACACATGGGCAATCTCAGTTCGTGGGGATCTCGCTGAAAAGGAATCCCTAAAAACCTTGGATGATCTTGCCGTCTATGTAAATAATGGAGGTCATTTCAAGCTTGCCGCAAGTGAAGAGTTTGTATCCAGTGAGGCAGCACTCCCCAGTTTTGAGAAGGGATACGGATTTTCTCTTGATGAAAGCCAGCTCTTGGTATTTGCAGGTGGGAACACAACCCTCACCGAGCAGGCTGCAGCTTCTGGTCAGGAAGGGGTCAATGCTGCTATGGCATACGGAACCGATGGACAGCTTGCTGCACTTGGCTTGAAGGTCCTCACCGATACGAAGAACATCCAACCGGTCTATGCTCCCTCCCCGATCATCCGCTCTGAAGTGCTTGAGCAAAATCCTGAAATTGCGACTATTCTAGAACCTGTTTTCCAAAGTCTTGACCTTGAAACACTGCAGTTGCTTAACAGCAGGATTGCTGTTGAGGGACAACCAGCCAGGATGGTCGCTGAGAACTATCTCAAGGAAAAGGCGTTTTTGTAG
- a CDS encoding GGDEF domain-containing protein encodes MNYLIQFQINIFAFAILVILYLFMQKSRIKTFSKHLLNWSLLTTSIAIIDEPLTWIIDGEQFLGAFLLEYSTNFLLYLIGPVIGGLLMSYVDFRMFHDRKRVQKRWYYQHASLLTLFILIMNTFLPLYFSVNPETNSYSSEPFKFIHYILLGLLYGYFFVFITMNRKNITRNETLIYQFFFFIPIAGMVLQFFNSKLHFSWTSIALALFVIYVFLESTPSDEDYLTKLYNRSSYDAYMQHLLQSNKQFSLIVFDLNYFKEINDKYGHEMGDYTLICFAKALKRAFAHKGLAFRLGGDEFAAIFDSGNVEAIIEMMKGHLQQNDNQLIKNLRFSYGYHSPLPGMTSDELSNIADHKMYVQKQEMKKHDPRGMR; translated from the coding sequence ATGAACTATCTGATTCAGTTCCAGATCAACATATTTGCCTTCGCTATCTTGGTAATCCTCTATCTATTCATGCAGAAATCAAGGATCAAGACATTCAGTAAACATCTCCTCAATTGGTCCCTGCTCACTACCAGTATTGCCATTATCGATGAACCTCTGACATGGATAATTGATGGCGAGCAATTCCTTGGTGCATTTCTCCTTGAATACTCCACCAACTTCCTGCTTTACCTCATTGGTCCTGTCATCGGGGGACTGCTCATGTCCTATGTGGATTTCAGGATGTTTCATGACAGGAAGAGAGTCCAAAAGAGATGGTACTATCAGCATGCAAGCCTGCTTACACTCTTTATACTTATCATGAATACCTTCTTGCCTCTCTATTTCTCAGTAAACCCTGAGACCAACAGTTATAGTAGTGAACCTTTCAAGTTCATCCACTACATCTTGCTTGGCTTGCTGTATGGGTATTTCTTTGTCTTTATCACCATGAATAGAAAGAATATTACCCGCAATGAAACCTTGATCTATCAGTTTTTCTTTTTCATCCCCATAGCAGGAATGGTACTTCAATTTTTCAATTCCAAGTTGCACTTTTCCTGGACATCAATTGCATTGGCTTTGTTTGTCATCTATGTCTTTCTTGAATCTACACCATCCGATGAGGATTACCTAACCAAACTCTACAACCGCAGCAGCTATGATGCGTATATGCAGCACCTGTTGCAAAGCAACAAACAGTTCTCACTGATTGTGTTTGACCTGAACTACTTCAAGGAGATCAATGACAAATATGGCCATGAAATGGGAGACTATACACTGATCTGCTTTGCCAAGGCACTCAAGAGAGCATTTGCCCACAAGGGACTTGCCTTCAGACTTGGAGGGGATGAATTTGCAGCAATATTTGACTCTGGTAATGTTGAAGCTATCATCGAGATGATGAAGGGGCATTTGCAGCAGAATGACAACCAACTCATCAAGAACCTACGGTTCAGCTACGGGTACCATTCACCCCTGCCTGGGATGACTTCTGATGAGCTAAGCAATATTGCAGACCATAAGATGTATGTACAGAAGCAAGAGATGAAAAAGCACGATCCCAGGGGGATGAGATAG
- a CDS encoding nuclear transport factor 2 family protein, producing the protein MEFSIQSKEQLRELWTNIYNTEGKPDWSHILPYYDEHIFFWDSVQKIHGIAEFTAMTERLIARSSDLKMDIKNIAQNGNVMFLEWEMTLSFKKYPNSSVYGASRVTLNELGKIIEQRDYYDLWGDIFDNIPRFGKAYRKFMHKKFG; encoded by the coding sequence ATGGAATTTTCTATACAGAGCAAAGAACAACTGAGAGAATTATGGACCAATATCTACAATACAGAGGGGAAGCCCGACTGGTCCCACATACTACCTTACTATGATGAGCATATTTTCTTTTGGGACAGTGTCCAGAAAATCCATGGTATTGCAGAATTCACTGCAATGACCGAGCGCTTGATCGCCAGGTCCAGCGACCTGAAGATGGATATCAAGAACATCGCACAGAATGGAAATGTTATGTTCCTTGAGTGGGAGATGACACTGAGTTTCAAGAAATACCCCAATTCATCGGTATATGGCGCAAGCAGGGTCACCTTGAACGAACTAGGAAAAATCATAGAACAACGCGATTACTATGACCTATGGGGAGATATCTTTGACAACATCCCCCGCTTCGGCAAAGCCTATCGCAAGTTCATGCATAAGAAATTTGGGTAA
- a CDS encoding ABC transporter permease — protein MKTKDLVELKKKKGLNLQKLLAPLALVIIYAFFALFGRNFFSYTTLVNILDSSYYIGFLAIGVTFVIITGGIDLSCGTVMMAATIIGGTAYKTWGWPMWISLILIIVVATSFGLFNGIMVSRLKLPPFIATLGTMMISLGTGSIVSNVRSATFPARGAEDSWFKGIFKFIAEDNTSYPTGAIVLFGTAFIAYIILTRTKMGRYIFAVGSNKEAARLSGIDVAKWEMMAYVISGFLAGIGGIAFAAVYTTVMPAQGQGFELYAIAGTVIGGTSLSGGAGSVFGTMIGVYIMSVLRAGLPSMDLQSQYQTFFTGVVVLGAVMLDIYRTKKSSEVRILSESDRYKEEMLLKISQLKAEMSSADPATKPEIEKKLAELRLEMRSRYRALRREEKAQRAELRKKEKEFVKR, from the coding sequence ATGAAAACGAAGGATTTGGTTGAGTTGAAAAAAAAGAAAGGATTGAATCTCCAAAAGTTGCTTGCACCACTGGCTCTCGTTATCATCTACGCATTCTTTGCGCTCTTTGGCAGGAACTTCTTCTCCTATACGACATTGGTAAACATCCTTGACTCTTCCTATTATATTGGGTTTCTGGCCATCGGGGTTACCTTTGTCATCATTACCGGTGGAATTGATCTCTCTTGTGGTACAGTGATGATGGCAGCGACAATCATCGGCGGAACAGCATACAAGACATGGGGATGGCCAATGTGGATTTCATTGATCCTCATCATTGTGGTTGCAACATCCTTTGGTCTTTTCAATGGCATCATGGTAAGCCGACTGAAGTTGCCACCTTTCATCGCAACCCTCGGTACCATGATGATCAGCTTAGGTACCGGATCCATTGTATCGAATGTGCGCAGTGCTACCTTCCCGGCTCGTGGGGCAGAAGATAGCTGGTTCAAGGGAATATTCAAGTTTATTGCGGAGGATAATACCTCCTACCCCACCGGTGCCATCGTACTCTTCGGTACAGCATTCATTGCTTATATCATTCTTACCAGAACAAAGATGGGGCGATATATTTTCGCAGTTGGATCAAACAAGGAAGCAGCACGTCTTAGCGGTATTGATGTCGCAAAATGGGAAATGATGGCCTATGTGATCAGCGGTTTCCTTGCCGGTATCGGCGGTATTGCCTTTGCTGCAGTCTACACCACCGTTATGCCTGCCCAAGGCCAGGGTTTTGAATTGTATGCTATAGCAGGAACCGTTATCGGGGGAACCAGTCTTAGCGGAGGGGCTGGTTCAGTCTTCGGGACAATGATTGGTGTGTATATCATGAGTGTATTACGCGCTGGATTGCCATCGATGGATCTACAGTCACAATACCAGACGTTCTTTACTGGTGTAGTTGTTCTGGGCGCTGTCATGCTCGATATCTATCGAACGAAAAAATCTTCTGAGGTTCGCATTCTCTCCGAGTCTGACAGGTACAAGGAGGAAATGCTGCTGAAGATCTCTCAACTGAAGGCAGAAATGTCCTCTGCTGATCCTGCAACCAAACCAGAGATAGAGAAGAAACTTGCCGAGCTTCGTCTGGAAATGCGTTCTCGATATCGTGCGCTGAGACGGGAAGAGAAGGCACAGAGAGCTGAGCTACGCAAAAAGGAGAAAGAGTTCGTAAAGAGATAA
- a CDS encoding alpha/beta fold hydrolase gives MLVLIISLVVLLSSCTTTYVGEAETGIVQIPSRDGYLIEGFLSMPDDGNAETLVVYVNGSGPNTYDNKRMLDEKKQFTYFDLFRDEFNARDIAFFSYNTRGVTPSDEPPYFTSVDDIVYRSYTPHASVNDVVAIVDQLREYKGLQNAKVILLGWSEGTLIAPLVSLKTDVDGLILCGFMYDDMMSILDWQQTGGSSMVFYRNYFDYNKDGIVSPEEFVEDRNGIAAHFGVTYDYMDQDKSGVMDEKDFAIMLEPTRNELYRAIEERDREYLKHSYGVYLTPEWFDAHKMMPTNQEILPFVDIPIHIIHGTFDQNARVEGVYEVKELFEQLGKENLTISVHEGYNHDLNYMDYVFTEEIPEGLAEIFTTAETL, from the coding sequence ATGTTGGTTCTGATTATTTCATTGGTTGTGCTTCTTTCGAGTTGTACCACCACGTACGTAGGCGAAGCAGAGACCGGGATTGTGCAAATACCCTCACGTGATGGGTACTTAATCGAAGGATTCCTCTCCATGCCCGATGATGGGAATGCTGAAACGCTGGTTGTGTACGTCAATGGTTCTGGACCGAACACTTATGATAACAAGCGAATGCTGGATGAGAAAAAACAGTTCACCTATTTTGATCTCTTCCGCGATGAGTTCAATGCACGTGATATAGCATTCTTCAGTTACAATACCCGTGGGGTAACCCCTTCAGATGAACCACCGTACTTTACTTCAGTTGATGACATTGTCTACAGAAGCTATACCCCTCATGCAAGTGTGAATGATGTTGTTGCAATTGTTGATCAGCTGAGAGAGTACAAAGGGCTACAGAATGCAAAGGTCATCCTCCTGGGATGGAGTGAAGGTACCTTGATCGCTCCCTTGGTGTCACTGAAGACGGATGTTGACGGACTTATCCTCTGTGGCTTTATGTATGACGATATGATGAGTATTCTCGATTGGCAGCAAACAGGTGGGTCAAGCATGGTCTTCTACCGCAACTACTTTGACTACAACAAGGATGGGATTGTATCACCCGAAGAATTTGTTGAAGACAGAAACGGGATTGCAGCACATTTCGGTGTTACCTATGATTACATGGACCAGGACAAGAGCGGGGTCATGGATGAAAAAGATTTTGCCATCATGCTTGAACCAACCAGGAATGAGCTATACCGGGCCATCGAAGAGAGAGATCGAGAGTACCTAAAGCATTCCTATGGGGTATATCTTACCCCAGAATGGTTTGATGCACACAAGATGATGCCCACTAACCAAGAAATCCTTCCATTTGTTGACATTCCGATCCATATCATCCATGGGACCTTTGACCAGAACGCTCGGGTAGAGGGCGTCTATGAAGTCAAGGAATTGTTTGAGCAATTGGGAAAAGAGAACCTAACCATCTCTGTCCATGAAGGGTACAACCATGATCTGAACTATATGGACTATGTTTTCACTGAAGAAATACCTGAAGGATTAGCTGAAATTTTTACTACAGCTGAAACATTGTAA
- a CDS encoding LacI family DNA-binding transcriptional regulator — protein sequence MASPTIKDVARAANVSIATVSRVLNHGDSVNIHTQKKVLDAMDTLGYNRNEVARSLKFRHTKTIGIIAPELSNIFFMEVVEAMERCLAPHGYSLIITSSNDSVEEEKRKLQIFIERNVDGIVVMPAGADGRHFLANALSRIPLVMVDRCIDGLKVDFVETDSRYGVRQMIKALKHEGYKRIGYIGGDLSIHTAHERLYAYLEAMKEQGLTVENRFVYHQDAMTQASGRYLLRQALLEVDYPEAFFIANDSLHLGATIQALEMLSPHQLGQLVFASFDYLSYAPLLKLCHYAVAQPCEKIGREVSTLLLKRLGGSWEDFPEHVKLRPEIKVIRANGGIPYPMTERESDTCPIA from the coding sequence ATGGCATCCCCTACCATCAAAGATGTTGCAAGAGCAGCGAATGTGTCTATTGCTACAGTTTCTCGTGTCCTCAACCATGGGGATTCTGTGAACATACACACACAAAAAAAAGTATTGGACGCCATGGATACGCTTGGCTACAACCGTAATGAGGTGGCACGTTCCCTCAAGTTTCGGCATACCAAGACGATCGGTATTATCGCTCCAGAACTCTCCAACATCTTTTTCATGGAAGTTGTCGAGGCAATGGAACGCTGCCTGGCTCCGCACGGATATTCATTGATCATCACCTCTTCCAACGATTCAGTGGAAGAGGAGAAGCGAAAGCTCCAGATATTCATTGAACGTAATGTGGATGGGATTGTGGTGATGCCGGCAGGGGCAGATGGCCGGCACTTCCTGGCAAATGCACTGTCAAGAATCCCTTTGGTCATGGTCGACCGATGTATCGATGGACTTAAGGTTGATTTTGTGGAAACCGACAGCCGATATGGGGTTCGTCAGATGATCAAGGCGCTCAAGCATGAAGGATATAAGCGAATCGGGTATATCGGTGGAGACCTCAGTATCCATACGGCACATGAACGATTGTACGCATATCTGGAGGCAATGAAGGAGCAGGGGCTTACAGTCGAAAATCGATTCGTCTATCATCAGGATGCAATGACCCAGGCCTCTGGGCGGTATCTCCTCAGGCAAGCACTTCTTGAAGTAGATTATCCAGAAGCCTTTTTCATTGCCAATGATTCCCTGCATCTAGGGGCAACCATCCAAGCATTAGAAATGCTCTCCCCTCATCAGCTGGGGCAACTGGTTTTTGCAAGTTTTGACTATCTCAGCTATGCTCCACTGCTCAAGCTCTGTCATTATGCAGTTGCACAACCTTGTGAAAAGATTGGGAGAGAAGTCTCCACCCTTCTTCTAAAACGGCTGGGGGGCAGTTGGGAAGACTTTCCCGAGCATGTAAAGCTTCGTCCTGAAATAAAGGTGATTCGGGCAAATGGGGGAATCCCCTACCCTATGACAGAGAGAGAATCAGACACCTGTCCTATTGCATAG
- a CDS encoding ABC transporter substrate-binding protein translates to MKKTLVVLMVLVLLTSTVLFAEGVKEQKPYIAVVSKGEQHDFWQQVKLGANAAAADYGVDITFEGPPSESDVQIQVEMLNNAMAKNPVAIALAALNTSSVLDQLQQAKNQGIPVIGFDSGVPEAPAGSIWANASTNNYAAAGMAAEKMFDVIKGKIEAASIAKPVKIVVMNQDASGESLLSRGKGFRDTMIKLIDENTSLSKSDIAVIGNTAYIAADSPTKGRKVFIEMIVPASAAMTDATNAAQAMLNKVTSDNVLGIFCSNEATVKGLLAATNDGATLKSNSAFKDVVVIGYDAGAAQKNAVRQQYFLGSITQDPYQIGYKAVELAYKAYKGEPVADVDTGAKFYNYQNMDDADIKGLIYD, encoded by the coding sequence ATGAAGAAGACCTTAGTCGTTCTAATGGTTCTAGTGTTGCTTACTTCCACTGTTCTGTTTGCGGAAGGAGTAAAGGAGCAAAAGCCTTATATCGCTGTTGTTTCAAAAGGAGAACAACACGACTTCTGGCAGCAAGTGAAACTGGGAGCCAATGCGGCAGCAGCAGATTATGGGGTTGATATTACCTTTGAAGGCCCTCCTTCAGAAAGTGATGTACAAATCCAGGTTGAGATGCTCAATAATGCAATGGCAAAGAACCCTGTGGCAATTGCCTTGGCGGCATTGAATACCAGCAGTGTACTTGACCAGCTCCAGCAGGCCAAGAACCAAGGTATTCCTGTCATCGGATTTGACTCTGGTGTACCGGAAGCTCCAGCAGGATCAATTTGGGCAAATGCATCAACCAACAACTATGCCGCAGCAGGGATGGCTGCCGAGAAGATGTTTGATGTGATCAAAGGCAAAATTGAAGCTGCTTCAATCGCCAAGCCCGTCAAGATTGTCGTCATGAATCAGGACGCTTCAGGTGAATCGCTGCTTAGCCGTGGAAAGGGCTTCAGAGACACCATGATCAAGTTGATTGACGAGAACACTTCACTTAGCAAGAGTGATATTGCAGTAATTGGAAACACTGCATACATTGCTGCAGACAGCCCAACCAAGGGAAGAAAAGTCTTTATTGAGATGATCGTCCCCGCTTCTGCCGCCATGACTGATGCAACCAATGCAGCACAGGCAATGCTGAACAAGGTGACCAGTGACAATGTTCTGGGAATCTTCTGTTCCAATGAAGCAACGGTCAAGGGTCTTCTTGCTGCAACCAACGATGGAGCAACCTTGAAGAGCAATTCCGCATTCAAGGATGTGGTGGTTATCGGGTATGATGCAGGCGCTGCACAGAAGAATGCGGTTCGCCAGCAATACTTCCTCGGTTCCATTACCCAAGACCCCTACCAGATTGGATACAAAGCAGTCGAACTGGCATACAAAGCCTACAAGGGTGAACCTGTTGCTGATGTCGACACCGGTGCAAAGTTCTACAACTATCAGAACATGGATGATGCAGACATCAAGGGTTTGATCTACGATTGA